A stretch of the Proteus sp. ZN5 genome encodes the following:
- the secD gene encoding protein translocase subunit SecD, with protein MLNRYPLWKYLMLIAAILIGLLYALPNLYGEDPAVQITGARGTAANEQTLDQVRSLLDKEKIEAKSIALENGAILARFGNPDIQLRAREVLLPALGDQFIVALNLAPATPKWLEAIGGEPMKLGLDLRGGVHFLMEVDMETALGKLQEQNVESLRTLLRDEGIPYSSIRKTDSYGVEIRFRNSDDRSKASDYLTRRNQDLIFRDGANNSLRAIFTDERLRDARTYAVQQNITILRNRVNQLGVAEPLVQRQGADRIVVELPGIQDTARAKEILGATATLEFRLVNTSVDPTALETGRIPGDSEVKYTREGRPTILYKRVILTGDHITDSTSQADEYGQPQVNISLDSAGGSIMSNFTKDNVGKPMATLFVEYKDSGKRDENDRAVLVKSEEVINVANIQSRLGNSFRITGISNANEARQLSLLLRAGALIAPIQIVEERTIGPTLGLQNITQGLEACLWGLIASVAFMIIYYRKFGVIASTALMANLVLIVGVMSLLPGATLTMPGIAGIVLTLAVAVDANVLINERIKEELRNGRSVQQAIHEGYKGAFSSIIDANLTTLITAVILYAVGTGSIKGFAITTAIGVATSMFTAIVGTRAIVNLLYGGKRVKKLSI; from the coding sequence GTGCTAAACCGTTATCCTTTGTGGAAGTACCTGATGTTGATAGCCGCTATCCTCATCGGTCTGCTTTACGCACTTCCTAACCTATATGGTGAGGATCCGGCTGTTCAAATCACTGGCGCGCGGGGAACCGCCGCCAATGAGCAAACACTGGATCAAGTTCGATCTTTATTAGATAAAGAAAAAATTGAAGCGAAATCTATTGCACTTGAAAATGGTGCGATTTTGGCTCGTTTCGGTAACCCTGACATTCAGTTACGTGCCCGTGAAGTGTTGTTACCTGCATTAGGTGACCAGTTCATTGTTGCACTTAACCTTGCACCGGCAACACCAAAATGGTTAGAAGCCATTGGCGGTGAGCCGATGAAACTGGGGTTAGACTTACGTGGTGGTGTTCACTTCCTGATGGAAGTTGATATGGAAACTGCGCTAGGTAAACTTCAGGAACAAAATGTTGAAAGTCTGCGTACATTATTACGTGACGAAGGCATTCCGTATTCATCTATCCGTAAAACGGATAGCTATGGTGTTGAAATCCGTTTCCGTAACTCGGATGATCGCTCTAAAGCTTCAGATTACCTAACTCGTCGTAATCAAGATCTCATTTTTAGAGATGGCGCAAATAACTCACTAAGAGCTATTTTTACTGACGAACGTTTACGTGATGCGCGTACTTATGCGGTACAGCAAAATATCACCATCTTACGTAATCGTGTTAACCAGTTAGGTGTTGCAGAGCCATTAGTTCAACGCCAAGGTGCTGACCGAATTGTTGTTGAATTACCGGGTATCCAAGATACCGCTCGCGCTAAAGAAATCTTAGGTGCGACAGCAACATTAGAATTCCGTTTAGTCAATACTAGCGTTGATCCTACTGCTTTAGAAACAGGTCGTATTCCGGGCGATTCAGAAGTGAAATATACCCGTGAAGGTAGACCAACTATTCTTTATAAACGCGTTATTTTAACAGGTGACCACATTACTGACTCAACCTCTCAGGCTGATGAATATGGTCAACCTCAAGTGAATATTTCACTTGATAGCGCTGGTGGTTCCATCATGTCTAACTTTACGAAAGACAACGTCGGTAAACCGATGGCAACACTGTTCGTAGAGTATAAAGACAGCGGTAAACGCGATGAGAATGACCGTGCTGTATTGGTTAAAAGTGAAGAAGTTATCAACGTTGCGAATATTCAGAGTCGTTTAGGAAATAGCTTCCGTATTACGGGTATTTCAAATGCGAATGAAGCACGTCAATTATCTCTGTTATTACGTGCTGGTGCGTTGATTGCACCTATTCAAATCGTTGAAGAAAGAACGATTGGCCCAACTTTGGGTCTGCAAAATATTACCCAAGGTTTAGAAGCGTGTTTATGGGGTCTGATTGCGTCAGTTGCCTTTATGATAATTTATTATCGTAAATTTGGTGTGATTGCGAGTACTGCATTAATGGCAAACTTAGTGTTAATCGTTGGGGTAATGTCACTATTACCAGGCGCAACACTAACCATGCCGGGTATTGCGGGTATCGTATTAACACTTGCCGTCGCCGTCGATGCCAACGTATTGATAAACGAACGTATCAAAGAAGAGTTACGTAATGGTCGATCAGTACAACAAGCAATCCATGAAGGTTATAAAGGTGCCTTCTCCAGTATTATTGATGCGAACTTAACCACATTAATTACAGCTGTGATCCTTTATGCAGTCGGTACCGGCTCAATCAAAGGCTTTGCTATCACAACTGCAATCGGGGTTGCAACATCCATGTTTACCGCTATCGTCGGTACTCGTGCGATTGTAAACCTGTTGTATGGTGGTAAACGCGTTAAGAAACTGTCTATTTAA
- a CDS encoding ACP phosphodiesterase gives MNYLAHLHLAFRAKSSLLGNMMADYVKGAPSSDYSQAVIEGIRMHRRIDVLTDTHPLVKQARLLFPDEYRRVSPITLDVFWDHFLSLNWSKFEPHIPLTEFVTKTRNIIEPDLWQTPEKFQELNEYLWSQSWLIRYADKAYIAQTLKGMARRRPRLSALAGSYIVLETHYDELSEIFWQFYPQLLERAQQHQLDD, from the coding sequence ATGAATTATCTTGCTCACTTACATCTAGCCTTTAGGGCAAAAAGCTCTCTATTAGGCAATATGATGGCAGATTATGTCAAAGGCGCACCTAGCTCTGATTACAGCCAAGCTGTTATTGAGGGCATTCGTATGCATAGACGTATTGATGTACTCACTGATACTCACCCATTAGTCAAACAAGCTCGCCTTTTATTTCCTGATGAATATCGCCGAGTTTCACCGATTACCTTAGATGTTTTTTGGGATCATTTTCTTTCTTTAAATTGGTCAAAATTTGAACCACATATACCGTTAACTGAATTTGTCACTAAGACTCGAAATATTATTGAACCAGATTTATGGCAAACACCTGAAAAATTCCAAGAGCTCAACGAATATCTATGGTCACAATCTTGGTTAATTCGTTATGCCGACAAGGCATATATTGCTCAAACATTGAAAGGAATGGCGAGAAGAAGACCACGATTAAGCGCACTTGCAGGCTCTTATATCGTACTCGAAACACATTACGATGAATTAAGTGAAATTTTTTGGCAGTTTTATCCACAATTGCTAGAAAGAGCACAGCAACACCAACTTGATGACTGA
- the yajC gene encoding preprotein translocase subunit YajC, whose product MSFFISDAVASAGQAAPEASFMSILPMLVIFILIFYFMILRPQQKRTKEHRKLMDSIGKGDEVLTTGGLIGRVVKVSDNGYIVVALNETTEVTIKRDFVAAVLPKGTMKAI is encoded by the coding sequence ATGAGTTTTTTCATTTCTGATGCTGTAGCTTCTGCTGGACAAGCAGCACCTGAAGCTAGCTTTATGTCTATTTTACCGATGTTAGTGATCTTTATTCTGATTTTCTATTTCATGATCCTACGTCCACAGCAAAAACGTACTAAAGAACATCGTAAACTGATGGATTCTATCGGTAAAGGTGATGAAGTTTTAACGACTGGTGGTTTAATTGGTCGTGTTGTTAAGGTTTCAGATAACGGCTATATCGTTGTTGCTCTGAATGAAACAACTGAAGTAACTATCAAACGTGACTTTGTTGCCGCTGTATTACCTAAAGGCACAATGAAAGCTATTTAA
- the tgt gene encoding tRNA guanosine(34) transglycosylase Tgt, whose product MKYELDKTDGNARRGRLIFDRGVVETPAFMPVGTYGTVKGMTPEEVKATGAQILLGNTFHLWLRPGQEIMKLHGDLHDFMQWQGPILTDSGGFQVFSLGAMRKIKEEGVHFRNPINGEKIFLSPEKSMEIQYDLGSDIVMIFDECTPYPSDWDYAKNSMEMSLRWAKRSRARFDELNNKNSLFGIIQGGVYEDLRDISVKGLVEIGFDGYAVGGLAVGEPKEDMHRILEHVCPQIPANKPRYLMGVGKPEDLVEGVRRGIDMFDCVMPTRNARNGHLFVTDGVIKIRNAKHRSDTSTLDEHCDCYTCKNYSRAYLHHLDRCNEILGARLNTIHNLRYYQRLMAEIRQSIEDSRFEEFVHEFYERIGKPVPPLNGSATKCE is encoded by the coding sequence GTGAAATACGAATTAGACAAAACCGACGGTAATGCTCGTCGCGGTCGCCTTATTTTTGATCGTGGTGTTGTTGAAACACCTGCATTTATGCCAGTGGGTACTTACGGCACAGTAAAAGGAATGACGCCTGAAGAAGTAAAAGCAACAGGTGCACAAATTCTTTTAGGTAACACTTTCCACTTATGGTTACGTCCTGGTCAAGAAATCATGAAATTACATGGTGATTTACATGATTTTATGCAATGGCAAGGTCCTATTTTAACGGATTCAGGTGGTTTCCAAGTCTTTAGTTTAGGCGCAATGCGTAAAATTAAAGAAGAGGGTGTCCACTTCCGTAACCCTATTAATGGCGAAAAGATTTTCTTAAGCCCAGAAAAATCAATGGAAATCCAATACGATTTGGGTTCTGACATTGTGATGATTTTTGATGAGTGTACGCCATATCCTTCAGATTGGGATTATGCAAAAAACTCAATGGAAATGTCATTACGTTGGGCTAAACGTAGTCGTGCGCGCTTTGATGAACTCAATAACAAAAATTCATTATTCGGTATTATTCAAGGCGGTGTTTACGAAGATTTACGTGATATCTCTGTAAAAGGGCTAGTCGAAATTGGTTTTGACGGTTACGCTGTCGGCGGCCTTGCGGTCGGTGAGCCTAAAGAAGATATGCATCGTATTTTAGAGCATGTCTGCCCTCAAATTCCTGCGAATAAACCGCGTTATTTAATGGGTGTTGGTAAACCAGAAGATTTAGTTGAAGGTGTTCGTCGTGGTATTGATATGTTTGACTGTGTCATGCCAACACGAAATGCACGAAATGGTCATCTGTTTGTAACCGATGGTGTCATTAAAATTCGTAATGCGAAACATCGCTCTGATACATCAACACTTGATGAACATTGTGACTGCTATACCTGTAAAAATTATAGCCGTGCTTATTTACATCATCTTGATCGTTGTAACGAAATTTTAGGTGCAAGGCTGAACACTATTCACAACTTACGTTATTATCAACGTTTGATGGCTGAAATTCGTCAGTCTATTGAAGACTCACGTTTTGAAGAGTTTGTACACGAATTCTACGAACGTATCGGAAAACCCGTCCCACCGCTAAATGGCAGTGCGACTAAGTGTGAATAA
- the queA gene encoding tRNA preQ1(34) S-adenosylmethionine ribosyltransferase-isomerase QueA: MRVSDFTFELPEALIAHYPQPQRSGCRLLSLEGETGVLSHGIFTDVLDKINAGDLLVFNNTRVIPARVYGRKASGGKIEVLVERMLDEHRVLAHVRASKSPKEGAALVLGEDESVQATMVARHDTLFEIRFDDERDVLTILNSIGHMPLPPYIDRPDEESDKELYQTVYNERPGAVAAPTAGLHFDEPLLQALKEKGVEMAFVTLHVGAGTFQPVRVDNIEEHTMHSEYAEVPQDVVDAVLACKARGNRVIAVGTTSVRSLESAAKATKDALIAPFFDDTQIFIYPGYQYQIIDALITNFHLPESTLIMLVSAFAGYKNTMNAYKEAVEQEYRFFSYGDAMFITRNPLAINEKVGQE, translated from the coding sequence ATGCGTGTATCAGACTTTACATTTGAATTGCCAGAAGCCTTGATTGCTCACTATCCTCAGCCTCAACGCAGTGGTTGTCGTTTGCTCTCTTTAGAAGGTGAAACTGGTGTTTTATCACACGGTATTTTTACCGATGTGTTAGATAAAATAAATGCTGGTGATCTACTGGTTTTTAATAATACTCGCGTGATCCCTGCGCGTGTTTATGGCCGTAAAGCGTCAGGCGGTAAAATCGAAGTGTTAGTTGAGCGTATGCTGGATGAACATCGTGTGCTTGCCCATGTTAGAGCATCTAAATCACCAAAAGAAGGCGCTGCACTTGTGCTAGGTGAAGATGAAAGTGTACAAGCAACTATGGTTGCGCGTCATGACACACTTTTTGAAATTCGCTTTGATGATGAAAGAGATGTTCTCACTATCCTAAATAGCATTGGGCATATGCCTTTACCTCCTTATATTGATCGCCCAGATGAAGAATCTGATAAAGAGCTTTATCAAACGGTCTATAATGAGCGTCCAGGCGCTGTTGCCGCTCCGACTGCGGGATTACACTTTGATGAACCATTACTTCAAGCCTTAAAAGAAAAAGGTGTGGAGATGGCATTTGTCACACTGCATGTTGGTGCGGGTACTTTCCAACCAGTGCGTGTTGATAACATCGAAGAACACACAATGCATTCTGAATACGCAGAAGTACCACAAGACGTGGTTGATGCTGTATTAGCATGTAAAGCGCGTGGTAATCGAGTAATTGCAGTGGGTACAACCTCTGTTCGTTCTTTAGAAAGTGCTGCGAAAGCAACAAAAGATGCGTTAATTGCGCCTTTCTTCGATGATACCCAAATCTTTATTTATCCGGGTTACCAATATCAAATTATTGATGCATTGATTACGAATTTCCATTTGCCTGAATCAACTTTAATCATGCTGGTTTCCGCTTTTGCAGGGTATAAAAATACCATGAATGCATATAAAGAAGCCGTTGAGCAAGAGTATCGCTTTTTCAGTTATGGTGATGCGATGTTTATTACTCGTAATCCTTTAGCTATTAATGAAAAAGTAGGGCAAGAATAA
- a CDS encoding ferredoxin-like protein: MSDTHHRPILDIGLSRLEFLRISGKGLAGITIAPALLSLLGCKQEEIDSGIIQLTTTPKGVLVTNRARCTGCHRCETACTTWNDGSVGSFFSRTKIHRHFYFGDKGIGSGGGLYGDLNFTTDTCRQCKDPECMKVCPVKAIRYQEEFGCIVVDTRRCIGCAACTTACPWMMATVNPQTKKSGKCNLCGECASACPTGALQIIEWKEITV, encoded by the coding sequence ATGTCTGATACACATCACCGTCCAATATTAGATATTGGACTATCAAGACTAGAGTTTCTGCGAATATCCGGTAAAGGGCTTGCAGGGATCACAATAGCACCCGCATTGCTTTCTCTTTTAGGTTGTAAGCAAGAAGAAATAGATAGCGGAATAATTCAATTAACCACAACTCCTAAAGGCGTTTTAGTCACAAATAGAGCGCGTTGCACTGGATGCCACCGCTGCGAAACAGCATGTACAACATGGAATGATGGAAGCGTAGGTTCATTCTTCTCGCGCACCAAAATCCATCGTCATTTTTATTTTGGTGATAAAGGTATTGGCTCCGGTGGTGGACTTTATGGCGATTTAAACTTTACAACGGATACATGCCGCCAATGTAAAGATCCTGAATGTATGAAGGTTTGCCCAGTAAAAGCTATCCGTTATCAAGAAGAGTTCGGCTGTATTGTCGTTGATACACGTCGTTGTATTGGTTGTGCCGCCTGTACAACAGCTTGTCCGTGGATGATGGCAACCGTCAATCCACAAACTAAAAAATCCGGCAAATGTAATTTATGTGGTGAGTGTGCGTCAGCGTGCCCAACGGGTGCATTGCAAATCATTGAATGGAAAGAAATTACTGTTTAA
- the ggt gene encoding gamma-glutamyltransferase: MITIKKTHLLLLTTLFSHSLYAAYEPAVEAQHGMVVSSQHLASQVGNDILQKGGNAIDAAVAVGYAQAVVNACCGNIGGGGFMTIHLADGTNTFINFRETAPSSASKNMYLDKDGNLIKDASLYGYLASGVPGTVKGLNSALEKYGTLSRQDVMAPAIKLAREGYILTRADTDVLETTTERFKQDPESAKIFLKPDGTPWQPGDRLIQTDLANTLELIANQGSDAFYQGEIPKKVEEASKQHNGLLTQEDFANFTITETKPITCTYRGYEFISAPPPSSGGVTICQTLNILEGYDLKSMGFNSAEYVHTLTEAMRHAYMDRNTFLGDPQFIKNPTEKLLNKAYATEIRQQIKPNEATPSENVQPGIAPHESPETTHYSVIDKNGNAVSTTYTINGRFGAVVIAPGTGFFLNNEMDDFTTKVGEKNLYGLVQGERNSIAPLKRPLSSMSPTIVTKEGKPFLILGSPGGSRIISITLQTALNIIEFGMPPQEAVNSPRIHHQWLPDEVYYEQRGLSKDTLEKLSVMGYKMVEQTPWGAAELIMVGLPGEEGVIPSSSGNDSAVSGAVREGYLYGSNDVRRPAGKAVGY; this comes from the coding sequence ATGATTACTATAAAAAAAACTCACCTGCTATTACTCACTACCCTTTTTTCTCATTCACTTTATGCAGCCTATGAACCCGCTGTTGAAGCACAACATGGCATGGTTGTCTCCTCTCAACACCTCGCATCACAAGTCGGGAATGACATTTTACAAAAAGGAGGTAACGCGATTGATGCTGCGGTTGCCGTCGGTTATGCACAAGCTGTCGTAAATGCTTGCTGTGGTAATATTGGTGGCGGTGGTTTTATGACAATACACCTTGCGGATGGTACAAATACTTTTATCAATTTTAGGGAAACTGCTCCCTCTTCTGCTTCTAAAAACATGTATTTAGATAAAGATGGAAATTTGATTAAAGATGCCAGCCTATATGGTTATCTCGCTTCAGGAGTACCTGGCACAGTTAAAGGACTGAATTCAGCATTAGAGAAATATGGTACGCTTTCACGCCAAGATGTTATGGCGCCTGCAATTAAGCTTGCAAGAGAAGGATATATTTTAACCCGCGCTGATACTGATGTGTTAGAAACGACAACTGAGCGTTTTAAACAAGATCCTGAGTCTGCAAAAATTTTCTTAAAACCAGATGGAACACCGTGGCAACCCGGTGATCGCCTAATTCAAACTGATTTAGCTAATACATTGGAACTCATCGCAAACCAAGGTTCTGATGCATTTTACCAAGGAGAGATCCCTAAAAAAGTTGAAGAAGCTTCGAAACAACATAATGGCCTGTTAACTCAAGAAGATTTTGCTAATTTTACTATCACAGAAACCAAACCTATCACCTGTACTTACCGAGGCTATGAATTTATTTCTGCACCGCCTCCAAGTTCAGGCGGAGTTACTATCTGCCAAACGCTAAATATTCTGGAAGGTTATGATCTCAAATCGATGGGCTTTAATTCAGCTGAATATGTTCATACTTTAACAGAAGCAATGCGTCATGCTTATATGGACAGAAATACTTTTCTTGGTGATCCCCAATTTATTAAAAACCCCACAGAAAAGTTATTGAATAAAGCTTATGCCACAGAAATACGCCAACAAATTAAACCGAATGAAGCCACACCATCAGAAAATGTACAGCCCGGTATCGCTCCTCATGAAAGCCCTGAAACAACACACTATTCAGTTATTGATAAAAATGGTAACGCTGTTTCAACCACTTATACTATAAATGGTCGCTTCGGTGCCGTAGTCATCGCACCGGGAACTGGATTTTTCCTCAACAACGAGATGGATGATTTTACAACCAAAGTCGGCGAAAAAAACCTATATGGCTTAGTGCAAGGTGAGCGAAATAGTATTGCACCATTAAAACGCCCATTATCATCAATGAGCCCAACGATTGTGACCAAGGAAGGTAAACCTTTCCTTATTTTAGGATCACCGGGAGGTTCTCGCATTATCTCAATTACCTTACAAACGGCACTGAATATCATTGAATTTGGTATGCCACCTCAAGAAGCAGTTAATAGTCCTCGTATTCACCATCAATGGTTACCGGATGAGGTTTATTATGAGCAACGAGGATTATCAAAAGACACTTTAGAAAAACTCTCTGTCATGGGATATAAAATGGTAGAACAGACTCCATGGGGAGCGGCTGAACTTATTATGGTCGGACTCCCAGGAGAAGAAGGAGTGATCCCATCATCATCAGGTAATGATTCCGCTGTTTCTGGTGCAGTACGCGAAGGTTATCTTTATGGATCAAATGATGTTCGTCGCCCAGCTGGTAAAGCAGTGGGTTACTAA
- the secF gene encoding protein translocase subunit SecF codes for MAQDYTVEQLNHGRRVIDFMRWDNVAFSISFLLLIASIAIISVKGFNWGLDFTGGTVIEINLSQPADLDKMRDSLDAAGFKDPLLQNFGSSRDIMVRMPPVEGQAGQELGKKVIDVINAEVDNDAVVKRIEFVGPSVGSELAQTGAMALLSALICILIYVGFRFEWRLALGAVIALAHDVIITLGVLSLFHIEVDLTIVASLMSVIGYSLNDSIVVSDRIRENFRKIRRGTSYEIMNVSLTQTLSRTIMTSATTLLVVLMLYIFGGSMLQGFSLVMLIGVSIGTISSIYVASALALKMGMKREHLIVQKVEKEGADQTTLLP; via the coding sequence GTGGCACAGGATTATACTGTTGAACAATTAAACCATGGTCGTAGAGTCATTGACTTTATGCGTTGGGACAACGTCGCCTTTAGTATTTCGTTTCTGCTTTTGATAGCATCAATTGCTATCATTTCCGTGAAAGGATTTAACTGGGGACTGGATTTTACAGGTGGTACAGTAATTGAGATCAATCTCAGCCAACCAGCCGACCTTGATAAAATGCGTGATAGCCTAGATGCAGCGGGCTTTAAAGATCCTCTGTTACAAAACTTTGGTAGCAGTCGCGATATTATGGTGCGTATGCCTCCTGTTGAAGGGCAGGCAGGTCAAGAATTAGGTAAGAAAGTTATCGATGTTATTAATGCTGAAGTTGATAACGATGCTGTGGTAAAACGTATTGAATTTGTTGGGCCAAGTGTGGGTAGTGAATTGGCTCAAACAGGTGCAATGGCGTTATTATCTGCACTTATTTGTATTCTTATCTATGTCGGATTCCGTTTTGAATGGCGTTTAGCGTTAGGTGCTGTTATCGCACTTGCGCATGACGTGATTATTACGCTGGGTGTGCTTTCACTATTCCACATAGAGGTTGACTTAACCATTGTGGCATCATTGATGTCTGTTATCGGTTACTCACTAAACGATAGTATTGTCGTATCAGACCGTATTCGTGAGAACTTCCGTAAAATTCGTCGAGGTACTTCATATGAAATTATGAACGTTTCTCTGACACAGACATTAAGCCGTACCATCATGACATCAGCAACAACATTACTCGTTGTATTAATGCTGTATATCTTCGGTGGTTCAATGCTTCAAGGCTTCTCTTTAGTTATGTTAATCGGTGTTTCAATCGGTACTATTTCTTCTATTTATGTGGCTTCTGCATTAGCACTGAAAATGGGAATGAAACGTGAACACTTGATTGTACAAAAAGTGGAAAAAGAGGGTGCCGATCAGACAACACTCTTACCATAA
- a CDS encoding peroxiredoxin C — translation MVLVTRKAPDFTAAAVLGNGEIVNDFNLHSFIKGKPAVIFFWPMDFTFVCPSELIAFDHRFEEFKKRGVEIIGVSMDSEFVHNAWRKTPIDDGGIGEVKYPMVADIKHDIIKAYGIEHPEAGVALRGSFLIDKEGVVRHQVVNDLPLGRNIDEMIRMVDALQFHEEHGEVCPAQWEKGQEGMGASPDGVAKYLKANSGKL, via the coding sequence ATGGTTCTGGTTACTCGCAAAGCCCCTGATTTCACAGCTGCTGCCGTTTTAGGTAATGGTGAGATTGTTAATGATTTCAACCTGCATTCATTTATCAAAGGCAAACCTGCCGTTATTTTCTTCTGGCCAATGGATTTCACTTTCGTTTGCCCTTCAGAGCTGATTGCATTCGATCACCGTTTTGAAGAATTCAAAAAACGTGGTGTTGAAATCATCGGCGTTTCTATGGACTCAGAATTCGTTCATAACGCATGGCGTAAAACTCCTATTGATGACGGTGGTATTGGTGAAGTTAAATACCCAATGGTTGCTGATATCAAACACGACATCATCAAAGCTTACGGCATCGAACATCCAGAAGCAGGCGTTGCGCTGCGTGGTTCATTCCTGATTGACAAAGAAGGTGTTGTTCGTCACCAAGTCGTTAACGATCTGCCATTAGGCCGTAATATCGACGAAATGATCCGTATGGTCGATGCACTGCAATTCCACGAAGAGCACGGCGAAGTTTGTCCTGCACAGTGGGAAAAAGGTCAAGAAGGTATGGGTGCATCTCCAGACGGCGTTGCTAAATACCTGAAAGCAAACTCTGGCAAACTGTAA